The following coding sequences are from one Carettochelys insculpta isolate YL-2023 chromosome 5, ASM3395843v1, whole genome shotgun sequence window:
- the COX7C gene encoding cytochrome c oxidase subunit 7C, mitochondrial: protein MLGASVRRFATSAIRRSHYEDGPGKNIPFSIENKWRLLGLMAVFFGSGFALPFVVIRHQLLKK from the exons ATGTTGGGAGCTAGTGTTCGGCGCTTCGCCACCTCCGCCATCCGCCGGTCCCATTATGAGGACGGGCCCGGAAAG AATATTCCATTTTCTATAGAAAATAAATGGCGGCTACTAGGATTAATGGCAGTGTTTTTCGGAAGTGGGTTTGCCTTGCCTTTCGTCGTAATAAGGCACCAGCTGCTCAAGAAATGA